Proteins from one Fusobacterium periodonticum 1_1_41FAA genomic window:
- the tsaE gene encoding tRNA (adenosine(37)-N6)-threonylcarbamoyltransferase complex ATPase subunit type 1 TsaE, with protein sequence MEKVLTFSQIDELAKKLANYVEENTAIALIGDLGTGKTTFTKTFAKEFGVKENLKSPTFNYVLEYLSGRLPLYHFDVYRLCSSEEIYEIGYEDYINNGGVALIEWANIISEDLPKEYIRIEFKYAEKEDERIVDISYVGNKEKEEKFNVAFGN encoded by the coding sequence ATGGAAAAAGTTTTGACTTTTAGTCAGATAGATGAATTGGCAAAAAAACTGGCTAACTATGTTGAAGAAAATACAGCTATTGCTTTAATAGGTGACTTAGGTACTGGTAAAACTACATTCACAAAAACTTTTGCTAAAGAATTTGGAGTAAAAGAAAATCTAAAAAGTCCAACATTTAACTATGTACTTGAATATCTATCAGGAAGATTACCTCTATATCACTTTGATGTCTATAGATTATGTAGTTCGGAAGAAATATATGAGATAGGTTATGAAGATTATATCAATAATGGAGGAGTTGCTCTAATTGAATGGGCTAATATAATATCAGAAGATTTACCTAAAGAATATATAAGAATTGAATTCAAATATGCAGAAAAAGAAGATGAAAGAATAGTTGATATCAGCTATGTAGGAAACAAGGAGAAGGAGGAAAAATTCAATGTTGCTTTTGGGAATTGA
- the rfaE2 gene encoding D-glycero-beta-D-manno-heptose 1-phosphate adenylyltransferase yields MNINRKLATELVEEAKKNGKKVVFTNGCFDILHVGHVTYLTEAKRQGDILIVGVNSDASVKRLKGETRPINSEYDRAFVLDALKSVDYTVIFEEDTPEELIACLKPSIHVKGGDYKKEDLPETKIVESYGGEVIILNFVEGKSTTNIIEKINKK; encoded by the coding sequence ATGAATATAAATAGAAAATTAGCTACAGAACTTGTAGAAGAAGCTAAAAAAAACGGAAAAAAAGTTGTATTTACTAATGGATGTTTTGATATCCTTCATGTAGGCCATGTGACATATTTAACTGAAGCTAAAAGACAAGGAGATATACTTATTGTCGGAGTAAATTCGGATGCTTCTGTAAAGAGATTAAAAGGAGAAACAAGACCTATCAATTCTGAATATGATAGAGCTTTTGTACTTGATGCTTTAAAATCAGTTGACTATACTGTTATTTTTGAAGAAGATACTCCTGAAGAATTAATAGCTTGTTTAAAGCCTTCTATTCATGTAAAAGGTGGAGATTACAAAAAAGAAGATTTACCTGAAACAAAAATTGTTGAAAGTTATGGTGGAGAAGTTATTATTTTAAACTTTGTTGAAGGGAAGTCTACAACAAACATAATAGAAAAAATTAATAAGAAATAA